In Streptomyces roseifaciens, a single genomic region encodes these proteins:
- a CDS encoding class I SAM-dependent methyltransferase, giving the protein MTHTAREGYTGSGPGSITPDGCPVELYLRLPVGDEPGVVERAAPAGAGVLELGCGPGRITRPLLRRGFTVTAVDESPEMLEHIHGARTVCSPIETLDLGERFDVVLLASFLVHLAGPGVRDGLLRACRRHVADDGCVLIQREAADRHENLPQEREIEGGLIRVVSSEPVRPGVRSVHVECVFPDARWTQTFLSCPLTDEEFEHALAQAGLVVDGYLTEDHTWVRALPV; this is encoded by the coding sequence ATGACTCACACAGCGCGCGAGGGATATACGGGGAGCGGCCCGGGGTCCATCACTCCGGACGGGTGCCCCGTCGAGCTGTACCTGCGGCTTCCGGTGGGCGACGAGCCCGGCGTCGTCGAACGTGCCGCCCCGGCCGGGGCCGGCGTCCTGGAGCTTGGCTGCGGGCCGGGCCGCATCACGCGTCCTCTGCTCCGCAGAGGTTTCACGGTGACCGCCGTCGACGAATCACCCGAGATGCTGGAGCACATCCACGGTGCTCGCACCGTCTGCAGTCCGATCGAGACCCTGGATCTCGGCGAGCGCTTCGACGTCGTGCTGCTGGCCTCGTTCCTCGTCCACCTGGCCGGCCCCGGGGTACGTGACGGACTGCTGCGGGCCTGTCGGCGGCATGTCGCGGACGACGGCTGCGTGCTGATCCAGCGGGAGGCCGCGGACCGGCACGAGAACCTGCCGCAGGAGCGGGAGATCGAAGGCGGGTTGATCCGGGTGGTGTCCTCCGAGCCTGTGCGCCCGGGCGTACGGTCCGTCCACGTCGAGTGCGTCTTCCCGGACGCACGGTGGACCCAGACGTTCCTGTCCTGTCCCCTGACCGACGAGGAGTTCGAGCACGCCTTGGCGCAGGCAGGGCTCGTGGTCGACGGCTACCTCACCGAAGACCACACCTGGGTCCGCGCCCTCCCGGTCTAG
- a CDS encoding HdeD family acid-resistance protein — MTSSSREFHGLHEPHGLHGGLSLLAYAGWQVLLGAGIAAMALGAIVLAWPEASLMVVGVLFGLYLLAIGILQLVGAFAAHIPGALRALGFVSGGLCVLLGLVSFRGPAQSILLLALWIGFGWLLRGVVLAGVALSTKDLPARGWQVFVGLLNVAAGVLMIDLPFGSIAALTLVTGIFLLVMGVFEVFHAVQLRSHLKKASG, encoded by the coding sequence ATGACTTCCTCATCTCGCGAATTCCACGGGCTCCACGAACCCCATGGCCTCCACGGTGGCCTCAGTCTCTTGGCGTACGCCGGCTGGCAAGTGCTGCTGGGCGCGGGCATCGCCGCGATGGCTCTGGGAGCCATCGTGCTCGCGTGGCCCGAAGCCTCGCTCATGGTCGTCGGCGTCCTCTTCGGCCTGTATCTGCTGGCGATCGGCATTCTGCAGCTCGTCGGAGCCTTCGCCGCCCACATTCCCGGCGCACTGCGCGCCCTGGGCTTCGTCAGCGGCGGCCTGTGCGTACTGCTCGGGCTGGTGTCCTTCCGGGGCCCCGCGCAGTCGATCCTGCTGCTCGCCCTGTGGATCGGTTTCGGCTGGTTGCTGCGCGGCGTGGTGCTGGCGGGGGTGGCGCTGTCGACGAAGGACCTGCCGGCCCGGGGCTGGCAAGTGTTCGTCGGCCTCCTCAACGTCGCCGCCGGCGTCCTGATGATCGACCTGCCCTTCGGGTCGATCGCCGCGCTCACTCTCGTGACGGGGATCTTCCTCTTGGTCATGGGCGTGTTCGAGGTGTTCCACGCCGTCCAGCTGCGCAGCCACCTCAAGAAGGCATCGGGCTAG
- a CDS encoding YbaK/EbsC family protein, with the protein MRSSPTAPFGRFDECWQAVSRPDLLAKPVATALEKCGDAGLVESVLVVDTDPEVADTAAFSAAYDVPLELSANCVVVAAKRGQAVTHAACVALANTRVDVNSAVRKRLGARKASFAPMDTAVAETGMEYGGITPVGLPEDWPLLVDEAVASAPYVLVGSGVRRSKLILPGALLARLPNAEVAAGLAR; encoded by the coding sequence ATCCGTTCTTCGCCGACCGCTCCCTTCGGCCGCTTCGACGAGTGCTGGCAGGCCGTCAGCCGACCCGACCTCCTCGCGAAGCCCGTGGCCACAGCACTCGAGAAGTGCGGCGACGCCGGGCTCGTCGAGTCCGTGCTGGTCGTCGACACCGACCCGGAGGTGGCCGACACGGCGGCCTTCAGTGCGGCGTACGACGTCCCGCTGGAGCTCTCGGCGAACTGTGTCGTCGTCGCCGCCAAACGCGGCCAGGCGGTGACCCACGCGGCGTGCGTCGCCCTCGCGAACACCCGCGTCGACGTCAACTCGGCGGTACGCAAGCGCCTCGGCGCCCGCAAAGCGTCCTTCGCCCCGATGGACACGGCCGTTGCGGAGACCGGCATGGAGTACGGCGGGATCACCCCCGTCGGGCTGCCGGAGGACTGGCCCCTGCTCGTCGACGAAGCCGTCGCCTCCGCTCCGTACGTCCTCGTCGGCAGCGGCGTGCGCCGGAGCAAGCTGATCCTCCCCGGTGCGCTCCTGGCCCGGCTCCCGAACGCCGAGGTCGCCGCCGGGCTGGCCCGCTGA
- a CDS encoding ArsR/SmtB family transcription factor, with the protein MAVARRSGQGSKQERVPPHPDIRTISLQQVLEALADPVRRRIVRELHAAHQDLTCGAIDLPVSKSTATHHFHVLREAGLIRQYYVGTSRMNALRSDEFDEAFPGLLSTLMAQRDQE; encoded by the coding sequence ATGGCAGTTGCGCGTCGAAGCGGGCAGGGAAGCAAGCAGGAGCGCGTCCCACCCCACCCCGACATCCGGACGATCAGCCTTCAGCAGGTGCTCGAAGCCCTCGCCGACCCCGTACGGCGCCGCATCGTCCGCGAGTTGCACGCGGCCCACCAGGACCTCACCTGCGGCGCGATCGACCTGCCGGTCAGCAAGTCCACTGCCACCCACCATTTCCACGTGCTGCGCGAGGCCGGCCTCATCCGCCAGTACTACGTCGGCACTTCCCGCATGAACGCACTGCGCAGCGACGAATTCGACGAGGCCTTCCCGGGCCTCCTGAGCACGCTGATGGCGCAGCGCGATCAGGAGTAG
- a CDS encoding zinc-dependent alcohol dehydrogenase family protein encodes MARTVRFHEHGGPEVLRLEDVEVGDPGPGELLIRVDAIGLNRAEVLFRSGHYIESAKEFPARLGAEAAGVVEAVGAGVTGFAVGQPVSVVPAFSMNDYAVYADRAIVPAAAVVHRPDGLGAVEGAAVWMPYLTAYGALVEVGGMRPGDTVVLTAASSSVGLAAIQIARRVGAVPVATTRTTAKRDALLEAGAAEVIVTEEESVVERVLDLTRGRGAEFVFDAVAGRGVVDLAKTVAPGGTLFLYGALSGEPTPYPGFELGMPALNMRTFTLFETTADPQRLRRAEAFVASGLQTGAFRPVVDRTFGLDDIVEAHRYMEAGAQVGKIVVTVDR; translated from the coding sequence ATGGCCAGAACAGTGCGGTTCCACGAGCACGGCGGGCCCGAGGTGCTGCGGCTGGAGGACGTGGAGGTCGGTGACCCCGGTCCCGGCGAGCTGCTGATCCGCGTCGACGCGATCGGCCTCAACCGCGCCGAGGTGCTCTTCCGCAGCGGCCACTACATCGAGTCGGCCAAGGAGTTCCCCGCCCGGCTCGGGGCCGAGGCCGCCGGAGTGGTCGAGGCCGTAGGGGCGGGAGTGACGGGGTTCGCGGTCGGCCAGCCGGTCAGCGTGGTCCCTGCGTTCTCGATGAACGACTACGCCGTCTACGCCGACCGCGCGATCGTCCCCGCGGCCGCGGTCGTGCACCGCCCCGACGGGCTCGGTGCGGTCGAGGGCGCCGCGGTGTGGATGCCGTACCTGACGGCCTACGGGGCACTGGTCGAGGTCGGCGGAATGCGTCCCGGGGACACGGTCGTGCTGACTGCCGCGTCCAGCAGCGTGGGCCTGGCCGCGATCCAGATCGCCCGGCGCGTCGGCGCGGTGCCCGTCGCCACCACGCGCACCACCGCCAAGAGGGACGCCCTCCTCGAGGCGGGCGCGGCCGAGGTGATCGTCACCGAGGAGGAGAGCGTCGTCGAGCGAGTGCTGGACCTGACCCGGGGGCGGGGTGCCGAGTTCGTCTTCGACGCCGTCGCCGGCCGCGGTGTCGTGGACCTGGCCAAGACCGTCGCCCCCGGCGGCACGCTCTTCCTGTACGGCGCGTTGAGCGGCGAGCCGACGCCCTACCCCGGGTTCGAACTCGGCATGCCCGCGCTCAACATGCGCACCTTCACCCTCTTCGAGACGACCGCCGATCCGCAGCGGCTGCGCCGGGCCGAGGCCTTCGTCGCCTCCGGCCTGCAGACGGGTGCCTTCCGGCCCGTCGTGGACCGCACCTTCGGCCTGGACGACATCGTCGAGGCGCATCGCTACATGGAAGCGGGAGCCCAGGTGGGGAAGATCGTCGTCACTGTCGACCGCTGA
- a CDS encoding PadR family transcriptional regulator — MALRHAVLAALLDGELSGYQLAKSFDLGVANFWHAQPQQLYAELSRLEKDGLITGREVVQESRPNKRLFHVTEAGRAELTRFAAAGAKPSLIRDDLLVKVQAADHVDAGPLIAQLTERAAFARAKVDLFTKLLCDMRGDRTEEDFLRHGDRIGPYLTCRRGLAFEEGNRDWCLHTIAVLRERQQATR; from the coding sequence ATGGCACTACGGCACGCCGTGCTGGCCGCCCTGCTCGACGGCGAGCTCAGCGGCTACCAGCTGGCCAAGTCCTTCGACCTCGGCGTGGCGAACTTCTGGCACGCCCAGCCACAGCAGCTCTACGCCGAGCTGAGCCGTCTGGAGAAGGACGGGCTCATCACCGGCAGGGAAGTGGTCCAGGAGAGCCGCCCCAACAAGCGCCTGTTCCACGTCACCGAAGCCGGCCGGGCGGAACTGACCCGGTTCGCCGCCGCCGGCGCCAAGCCCTCCCTCATCCGCGACGACCTGCTCGTCAAGGTCCAGGCCGCCGACCACGTCGACGCCGGGCCCCTGATCGCACAGCTCACCGAACGCGCCGCCTTCGCCCGGGCCAAGGTCGATCTGTTCACGAAACTGCTGTGCGACATGCGCGGCGACCGGACGGAGGAGGACTTCCTGCGCCACGGTGACCGCATCGGCCCCTATCTGACCTGCCGGCGCGGCCTGGCCTTCGAGGAAGGCAACCGCGACTGGTGCCTGCACACGATCGCAGTCCTCCGGGAACGGCAGCAAGCAACGAGGTGA
- a CDS encoding type 1 glutamine amidotransferase domain-containing protein, whose amino-acid sequence MSKILFVMTGADHWTLADGTKHPTGFWAEEAVVPYAAFKAAGHEIVVATPGGVVPTVDRASLAPEANGGPEAADAIAGKLAAMSELRQPVRLEDVNIGDYAAVFYPGGHGPMEDLSVDAASGRLLTLALEANKPIGVLCHAPAALLAATRADGSNVFAGYRATGFTNAEEAQAGFAERAEWLLQDRLTAAGVQVQEGEPWAPNVVVDRNLVTGQNPASSARLAAELLKKLV is encoded by the coding sequence ATGTCGAAAATCCTCTTCGTGATGACCGGCGCCGACCACTGGACGCTGGCCGACGGCACCAAGCACCCCACCGGCTTCTGGGCCGAGGAGGCCGTCGTCCCGTACGCGGCGTTCAAGGCGGCCGGCCACGAGATCGTCGTCGCCACCCCCGGCGGCGTCGTGCCCACCGTGGACCGGGCCAGCCTCGCGCCGGAGGCCAACGGCGGCCCGGAGGCCGCCGACGCGATCGCCGGCAAGCTCGCCGCGATGAGCGAGCTGCGGCAGCCCGTCCGGCTGGAGGACGTGAACATCGGCGACTATGCCGCCGTCTTCTACCCCGGCGGCCACGGCCCCATGGAGGACCTGTCCGTCGACGCTGCTTCCGGCAGGCTGCTCACCCTGGCCCTGGAGGCGAACAAGCCCATCGGCGTCCTCTGCCACGCCCCGGCCGCGCTCCTGGCAGCCACTCGTGCCGACGGCTCCAACGTCTTCGCCGGCTACCGGGCGACCGGGTTCACCAATGCCGAGGAGGCCCAGGCCGGCTTCGCCGAGAGGGCCGAGTGGCTGCTGCAGGACCGCCTCACCGCGGCCGGCGTGCAGGTCCAGGAGGGCGAGCCGTGGGCGCCGAACGTCGTGGTCGACCGGAACCTGGTCACCGGCCAGAACCCGGCGTCTTCCGCCCGGCTCGCAGCCGAACTCCTCAAGAAGCTGGTCTGA